The Micromonospora sp. Llam0 genome includes a window with the following:
- a CDS encoding GNAT family N-acetyltransferase: protein MHPLSVRLGFVLDPPLDDELRERIIAVWADATNAGGAVGFVAPVTAADVRPTAEAAFAGVAAGVDRLLVGHDDAGLAAFVFVTSNRFDLKEHWRVLKRVVVTPGRQGRGYGLALMAEAERVGRSMGLSALQVTIRDGHGLPAFYQRCGYREVGRLPGALRVADGDDRDEIIMWRELSGAPTSWPAAG, encoded by the coding sequence ATGCACCCACTCTCCGTACGGCTGGGCTTCGTCCTTGATCCGCCGCTCGACGACGAGCTGCGCGAGCGGATCATCGCGGTCTGGGCGGACGCGACCAACGCCGGTGGCGCGGTCGGCTTCGTCGCCCCGGTGACCGCCGCCGACGTGCGCCCGACCGCCGAGGCGGCGTTCGCCGGGGTCGCCGCCGGCGTCGACCGGCTGCTCGTCGGCCACGACGATGCCGGGCTGGCCGCGTTCGTCTTCGTCACCAGCAACCGGTTCGACCTCAAGGAGCACTGGCGGGTGCTCAAGCGGGTGGTGGTCACGCCGGGCCGGCAAGGGCGCGGCTACGGGCTGGCCCTGATGGCCGAGGCGGAGCGGGTCGGCCGGTCGATGGGTCTGTCCGCGCTGCAGGTCACCATCCGCGACGGGCACGGGCTGCCGGCGTTCTACCAGCGGTGCGGCTACCGGGAGGTGGGCCGGCTGCCGGGCGCGCTGCGGGTGGCCGACGGCGACGACCGGGACGAGATCATCATGTGGCGGGAGCTGAGCGGCGCACCGACAAGCTGGCCAGCGGCAGGCTGA
- a CDS encoding YcnI family protein yields MLRHRRTPARAAALAGAVVLVGVLGLAAPAAAHISVNPSQATVGDYARLAFRVPNESDEHSTVEVEVVMPEDAPVASVTLARVPGWTADVQVAPVDPPLEVHGAQVTEAVSRIVWTADSPQTGVQPGEFVEFPVSLGPLPDAEQLVFKSLQTYSDGTVVRWIEVPVPGEEEPATPASVVTLTSAEEDSPATGGGGQEQVDDEAPTADTSTADSDTGGNGAALGVGIVGLLAGLGGLALGGLAFARTRRPTPAPAAAPAAATRPESTSGGGGSAD; encoded by the coding sequence ATGCTCCGTCACCGACGCACACCGGCCCGCGCCGCGGCGCTCGCCGGTGCGGTCGTCCTCGTCGGCGTCCTCGGCCTGGCCGCCCCGGCGGCCGCGCACATTTCGGTCAACCCGTCGCAGGCCACCGTCGGCGACTACGCCCGGCTGGCGTTTCGCGTGCCGAACGAGAGCGACGAACACAGCACCGTCGAGGTGGAGGTGGTGATGCCGGAGGACGCACCGGTGGCCTCGGTGACGCTGGCCCGGGTGCCGGGCTGGACCGCCGACGTGCAGGTGGCGCCGGTGGATCCGCCGCTGGAGGTGCACGGCGCCCAGGTCACCGAGGCGGTGTCCCGGATCGTGTGGACCGCCGACAGCCCGCAGACCGGGGTGCAGCCGGGTGAGTTCGTGGAGTTCCCGGTCTCCCTCGGCCCGCTGCCCGACGCCGAACAGCTGGTCTTCAAGTCGCTGCAGACCTACTCCGACGGCACCGTGGTGCGCTGGATCGAGGTGCCGGTGCCCGGCGAGGAGGAGCCGGCCACCCCGGCCAGCGTGGTCACGCTGACCTCGGCGGAGGAGGACAGCCCGGCGACCGGCGGCGGCGGTCAGGAACAGGTCGACGACGAGGCGCCGACGGCCGACACGTCGACGGCCGACAGTGACACCGGAGGCAACGGCGCCGCGCTGGGGGTGGGGATCGTCGGGCTGCTCGCCGGCCTCGGTGGACTGGCACTCGGCGGGCTGGCGTTCGCCCGGACCCGCCGCCCGACGCCCGCTCCGGCAGCTGCCCCGGCGGCTGCTACCCGCCCGGAGTCGACGTCGGGCGGCGGCGGATCGGCAGACTGA
- a CDS encoding expansin EXLX1 family cellulose-binding protein, giving the protein MTDDGPASHARRTRWLAGGAAAAGAGLLGLLLAAQVGASPACAAPPVGGGNHQGKATFYDAQGQGGNCSFDSAPADRMYVALGPDEYADAAACGGYLDVTGPRGTVRVVVMDQCPECAAGHIDLSREAFARIADPVRGIVDVSYRAVVDPQTGPLAVRVKEGASQWWFAVRVTDHGNPLATVEARTGSGWRGLVRHDYNYWLADDGLGPGPYSLRVTDVYGNRATVPGVQLAPERTQRTDVRLYGSGSGSGSGSRSSGSSSAAGGSGADRSGDRSTAAQTTPAAEPPSPGPTPTGSASPGPSPTAGAAGLGAAASPSTVPAAAPADPPSVCR; this is encoded by the coding sequence GTGACCGACGACGGACCCGCCTCCCATGCCCGCCGGACCCGCTGGCTGGCTGGCGGTGCGGCGGCGGCCGGGGCCGGCCTGCTCGGCCTGCTGCTGGCCGCCCAGGTCGGAGCCAGCCCGGCCTGCGCGGCACCACCCGTCGGCGGCGGCAACCACCAGGGCAAGGCCACCTTCTACGACGCGCAGGGGCAGGGCGGCAACTGCTCGTTCGACAGCGCGCCGGCCGACCGGATGTACGTCGCGCTCGGCCCGGACGAGTACGCCGACGCCGCCGCGTGCGGCGGGTACCTCGACGTCACCGGTCCCCGCGGCACCGTCCGCGTCGTCGTCATGGACCAGTGCCCGGAGTGCGCCGCCGGTCACATCGACCTGTCCCGGGAGGCGTTCGCCCGGATCGCCGACCCGGTGCGGGGCATCGTCGACGTCAGCTACCGGGCGGTGGTCGACCCGCAGACCGGGCCGCTCGCGGTGCGCGTCAAGGAGGGCGCGTCGCAGTGGTGGTTCGCGGTTCGGGTCACCGACCACGGCAACCCGCTCGCGACGGTCGAGGCCCGAACCGGATCGGGGTGGCGCGGACTTGTCCGGCACGACTACAACTACTGGCTCGCCGACGACGGGCTCGGCCCCGGCCCGTACTCCCTGCGGGTCACCGACGTGTACGGCAACCGGGCGACCGTGCCGGGGGTCCAGTTGGCCCCGGAGCGGACCCAGCGGACCGACGTGCGGCTGTATGGCAGCGGATCGGGTTCCGGCTCCGGCTCCCGGTCGTCCGGGTCGTCCTCGGCCGCCGGGGGCTCCGGTGCCGACCGGTCCGGTGACCGGTCCACGGCGGCCCAGACCACGCCGGCCGCCGAACCACCGTCGCCAGGTCCGACGCCCACCGGGTCGGCCTCGCCGGGTCCGTCGCCAACCGCCGGTGCAGCGGGTCTCGGCGCGGCCGCCAGCCCGTCGACGGTGCCGGCCGCGGCTCCTGCCGACCCGCCGTCAGTCTGCCGCTGA
- a CDS encoding MurR/RpiR family transcriptional regulator: MNDSEVVPAASAERVLDLFTGVRLTPTQRRIAHSLVQHAGSAAFLSAAEVAELARVSQPSVTRFAMALGYDGYPALRRRLREFAVNPVGTGQSGAAAGLPAPRGESRRGGRRAYAADNEMQRAVRAEARQLSMLADQLGDRDRLTAAGTLLAGSTPLPVLGLRAAAPLATYFGFFAAKVRPDVRVLDSGGSLLPERLEQTREAGATALLAIVLPRYPREAVDALVEARAVGLAVVLITDSLLSPAAEHADLVLPAPVGDQLVFDLHAAPMALAMVLLQAICDAAPGEAQRRLEQFERSAAQRNVFIG, translated from the coding sequence GTGAATGACAGCGAGGTCGTCCCGGCCGCTTCGGCCGAACGGGTGCTCGACCTGTTCACCGGTGTCCGCCTCACCCCCACCCAACGACGGATCGCGCACAGCCTGGTGCAGCACGCCGGCTCCGCCGCGTTCCTGTCCGCCGCCGAGGTCGCCGAGCTGGCCCGGGTCAGCCAGCCGTCGGTCACCCGGTTCGCAATGGCACTCGGCTACGACGGCTACCCCGCGCTACGCCGCCGGCTACGTGAGTTCGCCGTCAACCCGGTCGGCACCGGCCAGTCCGGCGCCGCCGCCGGACTGCCGGCGCCGCGCGGCGAGTCCCGGCGCGGCGGGCGGCGGGCCTACGCCGCCGACAACGAGATGCAGCGCGCGGTCCGCGCCGAGGCCCGGCAGCTGAGCATGCTCGCCGACCAGCTCGGTGATCGGGACCGGCTGACCGCCGCCGGCACCCTGCTGGCCGGCAGCACCCCGCTGCCGGTACTGGGGCTGCGGGCCGCCGCGCCACTGGCCACCTACTTCGGGTTCTTCGCCGCGAAGGTCCGCCCGGACGTGCGGGTGCTGGACAGCGGCGGCAGCCTGCTGCCGGAGCGTCTGGAGCAGACCCGGGAGGCCGGCGCGACCGCGCTGCTGGCCATCGTGCTGCCCCGCTACCCCCGGGAAGCCGTCGACGCGCTGGTCGAAGCGCGCGCCGTCGGCCTGGCCGTGGTGCTGATCACCGACTCCCTGTTGAGCCCGGCCGCCGAGCACGCCGACCTGGTGCTGCCCGCACCGGTCGGCGACCAGCTGGTGTTCGACCTGCACGCCGCGCCGATGGCGTTGGCGATGGTGCTGCTGCAGGCGATCTGCGACGCGGCCCCCGGCGAGGCGCAGCGCCGGCTGGAGCAGTTCGAGCGCTCCGCCGCCCAGCGCAACGTCTTCATCGGCTGA
- a CDS encoding DoxX family protein, with translation MRVRPWIGTAVRLGLAAVWLFAGGSKVTDLAGSGRAVNAYQVFPYDLAMVIGAALPFIELALGVLLLIGLATRLCAVVSAGLLVVFIAGITSAWVRGLRIDCGCFGVGGELAAGQTPAYGPEIARDLAFLALAGFLVWWPRTALSTDSWVNNSR, from the coding sequence ATGAGGGTACGACCCTGGATCGGCACCGCCGTCCGCCTCGGGCTGGCCGCCGTGTGGTTGTTCGCCGGCGGGTCGAAGGTCACCGACCTGGCCGGGTCCGGCCGGGCGGTCAACGCCTACCAGGTCTTCCCGTACGACCTGGCCATGGTGATCGGCGCCGCGCTGCCCTTCATCGAACTGGCGCTCGGCGTGCTGCTGCTGATCGGGCTGGCCACCCGGCTCTGCGCGGTCGTCTCGGCCGGCCTGCTGGTGGTCTTCATCGCCGGCATCACCTCCGCGTGGGTGCGTGGGCTGCGGATCGACTGCGGCTGCTTCGGCGTCGGCGGTGAGCTGGCCGCCGGGCAGACCCCCGCCTACGGCCCGGAGATCGCCCGCGACCTGGCGTTCCTCGCGCTCGCCGGGTTCCTGGTGTGGTGGCCGCGCACGGCACTGTCGACGGATTCTTGGGTAAACAACAGCAGATAG
- a CDS encoding PDGLE domain-containing protein, with protein sequence MKRNTGFILAGLFVSLLLAGVVSNYASGSPDGLDSASTQGCEVDGEEIVGGACMGSGAQDHELADSPFADYGLTAVDNAFLGTAVAGVVGVLLTFAVAGGLFWLTRGRRPEEPADALASER encoded by the coding sequence ATGAAGCGCAACACCGGTTTCATCCTGGCCGGTCTGTTCGTCTCGCTGCTGCTGGCCGGCGTGGTCAGCAACTACGCCTCCGGCTCGCCCGACGGGCTGGACTCGGCGTCGACCCAGGGCTGCGAGGTCGACGGCGAGGAGATCGTCGGCGGGGCCTGCATGGGCTCCGGCGCGCAGGACCACGAGCTGGCCGACAGCCCGTTCGCCGACTACGGCCTGACCGCCGTGGACAACGCCTTCCTCGGTACGGCGGTCGCCGGCGTCGTCGGGGTGCTGCTCACCTTCGCCGTCGCCGGTGGGCTGTTCTGGCTGACCCGCGGCCGCCGGCCGGAGGAGCCCGCCGACGCCTTGGCCAGCGAGCGGTAG
- a CDS encoding copper resistance CopC/CopD family protein, which translates to MLPMTAATNRWTSRLAAVAGLLLAALPVVLLPAAPASAHAVLVSTSPVTDSVLPNAPAEVVLTFSESVRQVPDRVRVIAPDGQRVDQGEPVFDGAVVTVGVEQQTSRGTYLVSYRVISADGHPVSGGFTYSVGAPSAVPTDDGGADTDPLVSGLLQATKFVGYAGLLLIVGPVLVLSMLWPRRLARGGPGRLVWTGLGLVAASTLATIWLQAPYVTGGGIGDADGAALRDVLGSGIGAALLVRLGVLAAAAVLLRPFLAGSEGRSDQILLGGLAVIGVFTWPLAGHPSASPVPAVSVVIDAVHLSSMAVWLGGLAMLAVFLLRQAEERELAAILPIWSRWAALAVCALLLAGTVQALIEVGTLEALFGTTYGRLLLAKIGLFGLVLAVAAYSRQLVRNRSAAGRPGRMRQAIVAELAVTTVVLAVTAVLVQTTPARTAIGEDLRADSGYFSTTLNSDIYSLQVEVDPARRGNNSVHLYAYTEDNRPQPVIEWQATAALPASGVEPIEIPLLPLTDNHATGEISLPAAGDWELRITVRISDIDQATVSTTVEIN; encoded by the coding sequence ATATTGCCCATGACTGCCGCAACGAATAGATGGACGTCGCGCCTCGCGGCCGTCGCCGGCCTGCTGCTGGCGGCGCTGCCCGTGGTCCTGCTACCCGCCGCGCCGGCCAGCGCGCACGCCGTCCTGGTCAGCACCAGCCCGGTGACCGACTCGGTGCTGCCGAACGCCCCGGCCGAAGTAGTGCTGACCTTCTCCGAGTCGGTGCGGCAGGTCCCCGACCGGGTACGGGTGATCGCCCCGGACGGGCAGCGGGTCGACCAGGGCGAGCCGGTCTTCGACGGCGCCGTGGTCACCGTCGGCGTCGAACAGCAGACGTCGCGCGGCACGTACCTGGTCAGCTACCGGGTGATCTCCGCCGACGGCCACCCGGTCAGCGGCGGCTTCACCTACTCGGTCGGCGCGCCCTCGGCGGTGCCCACCGACGACGGCGGCGCCGACACCGATCCGCTGGTCAGCGGGCTGCTCCAGGCGACCAAGTTCGTCGGGTACGCCGGACTGCTGCTGATCGTCGGCCCGGTGCTGGTGCTGAGCATGCTCTGGCCCCGCCGGCTGGCCCGTGGCGGGCCGGGCCGCCTGGTCTGGACCGGGCTGGGACTCGTCGCGGCGTCCACCCTGGCGACCATCTGGCTGCAGGCCCCGTACGTCACCGGTGGCGGGATCGGCGACGCCGACGGCGCGGCGCTGCGCGACGTCCTCGGCAGCGGGATCGGCGCCGCGCTGCTGGTCCGGCTCGGAGTGCTGGCCGCCGCGGCGGTGCTGCTGCGGCCGTTCCTGGCCGGCTCGGAGGGCCGCAGCGACCAGATCCTGCTCGGCGGCCTGGCCGTCATCGGGGTGTTCACCTGGCCACTGGCCGGTCACCCGAGCGCCTCGCCGGTGCCGGCCGTCTCCGTCGTCATCGACGCCGTGCACCTCAGCTCGATGGCGGTCTGGCTCGGCGGTCTGGCGATGCTCGCGGTGTTCCTGCTCCGGCAGGCCGAGGAGCGGGAACTCGCCGCGATCCTGCCGATCTGGTCGCGCTGGGCGGCGCTGGCGGTCTGCGCCCTGCTGCTGGCCGGTACGGTGCAGGCGCTGATCGAGGTGGGCACCCTCGAAGCGCTGTTCGGCACCACGTATGGCCGGTTGCTGCTGGCCAAGATCGGCCTTTTCGGGCTGGTTCTCGCGGTGGCGGCGTACTCGCGGCAGTTGGTGCGCAACCGCAGCGCCGCCGGACGTCCCGGCCGGATGCGGCAGGCGATCGTCGCCGAACTGGCCGTCACCACCGTGGTGCTGGCGGTCACCGCGGTGCTGGTGCAGACCACCCCGGCCCGGACCGCCATCGGCGAGGACCTGCGGGCCGACAGCGGCTACTTCTCCACCACGCTGAACAGCGACATCTACTCGCTGCAGGTCGAGGTGGACCCGGCCCGTCGGGGCAACAACTCGGTCCACCTGTACGCCTACACCGAGGACAACCGGCCGCAGCCGGTGATCGAGTGGCAGGCCACGGCGGCGTTGCCGGCCAGCGGGGTCGAACCGATCGAGATCCCGCTGCTGCCGCTGACCGACAACCACGCCACCGGTGAGATCAGCCTGCCGGCTGCGGGAGACTGGGAGCTGCGGATCACCGTCCGGATCTCCGACATCGATCAGGCAACCGTCTCCACCACGGTGGAAATCAACTAG
- a CDS encoding MOSC domain-containing protein — MHYFIQPATVAATAPAVAVVEPARGTPVAGSQPGPHPAAVVTGVRVAALHTYPVKGCRRLDHDDARVEPWGLAGDRRWMIIDPDGVGITQREAPALVHIHPRPVAGGLTLHTAGRPTPDVPPPVVPTLDVCAPVAGPPVQVRVFLAKAPVPARLAAATAHAWISAVIGRPARLAWLADPTVRAVDPDHGRPGDVVSFADGYPVLLTNAASLDAVNDWLVESGDPAAPLPMHRFRPNVVIGGAPAWAEDGWLGRRIRIGDVTFRVAKTCTRCVVTTTDQDTGERGQQPLRILARHHRGPKGVLFGMNIIPDGTGRITVGDNVVVAAGPDS; from the coding sequence ATGCATTATTTCATTCAGCCGGCAACGGTGGCCGCGACGGCACCGGCGGTCGCTGTGGTAGAACCAGCACGTGGAACGCCTGTCGCCGGGTCGCAACCCGGTCCGCACCCGGCCGCCGTCGTGACCGGCGTACGGGTCGCCGCCCTCCACACGTACCCGGTCAAGGGGTGTCGCCGGCTCGACCACGACGACGCCCGGGTCGAACCCTGGGGCCTGGCCGGCGACCGACGCTGGATGATCATCGACCCGGACGGAGTCGGCATCACCCAGCGGGAGGCTCCGGCGCTGGTCCACATCCACCCCCGGCCCGTCGCCGGTGGACTCACCCTGCACACCGCCGGCCGGCCGACGCCGGACGTCCCCCCGCCGGTCGTGCCCACACTGGATGTCTGCGCGCCGGTCGCCGGCCCGCCGGTGCAGGTCCGCGTCTTCCTGGCCAAGGCCCCGGTGCCGGCCCGGCTCGCCGCGGCCACCGCACACGCCTGGATCAGTGCGGTCATCGGTCGACCGGCCCGACTGGCCTGGCTGGCCGACCCGACCGTACGGGCGGTCGACCCCGACCACGGCCGCCCCGGCGACGTGGTCAGCTTCGCCGACGGCTACCCGGTGCTGCTGACCAACGCGGCCTCCCTCGACGCGGTCAACGACTGGCTCGTCGAGTCGGGCGACCCGGCCGCGCCGTTGCCGATGCACCGGTTCCGCCCCAACGTGGTGATCGGTGGAGCGCCGGCCTGGGCCGAGGACGGGTGGCTGGGGCGCCGGATCCGGATCGGCGACGTCACCTTCCGGGTCGCCAAGACCTGCACCCGCTGCGTCGTCACCACCACCGACCAGGACACCGGCGAACGCGGCCAGCAGCCGCTGCGGATCCTCGCCCGACACCACCGTGGCCCGAAGGGTGTCCTGTTCGGGATGAACATCATTCCGGACGGCACCGGACGGATCACCGTCGGCGACAACGTGGTGGTTGCGGCCGGTCCCGACTCTTAG
- a CDS encoding thioredoxin domain-containing protein has translation MSRRVEQKKAARVVREQLARERRRQRALWTSVAAVVALVLAGMIGWAVYQTQRGGEYTAPPGAVADDSGIPIGDGPVTVDLYADFLCPACRQFEQQVGPTLDQLVEDGRITLVYHPVAILDRLSDDAYSTRASAAAGCAAAGGKFEEYAAALYEQQPAEGGPGLSEERLIAIGGEVGLDTGSFGRCVRDDTYAGWPAHVTEQAGRAGVSGTPTVLVDGATVASSAQAITAAVDAAG, from the coding sequence ATGAGCCGGCGAGTGGAGCAGAAGAAGGCAGCCCGGGTGGTCCGCGAACAGCTGGCCCGGGAGCGGCGGCGCCAGCGCGCCCTCTGGACGTCGGTGGCGGCCGTGGTGGCGCTGGTCCTCGCCGGCATGATCGGCTGGGCCGTCTACCAGACCCAGCGCGGCGGCGAGTACACCGCCCCGCCCGGTGCGGTCGCCGACGACTCCGGCATCCCGATCGGCGACGGCCCGGTCACCGTCGACCTCTACGCCGACTTCCTCTGCCCCGCCTGCCGGCAGTTCGAGCAGCAGGTCGGCCCGACCCTGGACCAGCTCGTCGAGGATGGCAGGATCACCCTGGTGTACCACCCCGTCGCGATCCTCGACCGGCTCAGCGACGACGCGTACTCGACGCGGGCGTCGGCGGCGGCCGGCTGCGCGGCGGCCGGCGGCAAGTTCGAGGAGTACGCGGCCGCGCTCTACGAACAGCAGCCGGCCGAGGGCGGTCCCGGGCTCAGCGAGGAGCGGCTGATCGCCATCGGTGGTGAGGTCGGGCTGGACACCGGCAGCTTCGGCCGGTGCGTCCGGGACGACACCTACGCCGGCTGGCCGGCCCACGTCACCGAGCAGGCCGGCCGGGCCGGGGTCAGCGGCACCCCGACCGTGCTGGTCGACGGCGCGACCGTCGCGTCGAGCGCCCAGGCCATCACCGCCGCCGTGGACGCGGCCGGCTGA
- the cbiQ gene encoding cobalt ECF transporter T component CbiQ, giving the protein MGAGHSQLLHLERDSPVHRLAPETKIAAMVAFTLVVVATPREQLWAFGGYAVLVAVVAALARVPAGWLARRSLIEVPFVAFAVALPWLAGGEQVVIGGLSLSVDGLYGGWNILAKATLGVLASLLLAATTTSRELLVGLDRLRCPSIVTQIATFMLRYVEVLVDEARRMRIARISRGDDPRFLWQVRGFAAGVGALFLRAFERGERVYLAMISRGYTGRMPVAWQATGGATAGQWMLAASVPVTAATIAAVAVLSQ; this is encoded by the coding sequence GTGGGCGCGGGGCACTCGCAGCTGCTGCACCTGGAGCGGGACAGCCCGGTGCACCGGCTCGCCCCGGAGACCAAGATCGCGGCGATGGTGGCCTTCACCCTGGTGGTGGTGGCCACCCCGCGCGAGCAGCTGTGGGCCTTCGGCGGGTACGCCGTACTGGTGGCGGTGGTGGCCGCACTGGCCCGGGTGCCGGCCGGCTGGCTGGCCCGCCGGTCGCTGATCGAGGTCCCGTTCGTGGCGTTCGCGGTCGCGTTGCCGTGGCTGGCCGGCGGCGAGCAGGTCGTCATCGGCGGGCTCAGCCTGTCCGTCGACGGCCTGTACGGCGGCTGGAACATCCTGGCCAAGGCCACCCTCGGGGTGCTCGCCTCGCTGCTGCTGGCGGCCACCACCACCAGCCGCGAGCTGCTGGTCGGGCTGGACCGGCTGCGCTGCCCGTCGATCGTCACCCAGATCGCCACGTTCATGCTGCGCTACGTCGAGGTGCTGGTCGACGAGGCCCGGCGGATGCGGATCGCCCGGATCTCCCGGGGCGACGACCCGCGTTTCCTCTGGCAGGTACGCGGTTTCGCAGCCGGCGTCGGCGCGTTGTTCCTGCGGGCGTTCGAGCGCGGCGAGCGGGTGTACCTGGCGATGATCTCCCGCGGTTACACCGGTCGGATGCCGGTGGCCTGGCAAGCCACCGGCGGTGCCACGGCCGGCCAGTGGATGCTGGCCGCGTCGGTGCCGGTGACGGCGGCTACCATCGCCGCCGTGGCGGTGTTGTCGCAGTGA
- the bcp gene encoding thioredoxin-dependent thiol peroxidase, which yields MTSAAADGPVRLAPGDSAPEFTLPTDSGDQLSLKELRGRNVVLYAYPSAMTPGCTKQACDFRDSLAGLQAAGYEVVGISPDKPEKLAKFRERDGLTFPLVSDPDKAVLTAYGAYGEKQLYGRTVTGVIRSTFVIDAEGRITKALYNVKATGHVAKLRRDLGLD from the coding sequence ATGACTTCAGCTGCCGCCGACGGGCCGGTCCGCCTCGCGCCGGGCGATTCCGCCCCGGAATTCACCCTGCCGACCGACAGTGGCGACCAGCTGTCCCTCAAGGAGCTACGCGGGCGCAACGTGGTGCTGTACGCGTACCCCTCGGCGATGACCCCGGGCTGCACGAAGCAGGCGTGTGATTTCCGCGACTCGCTCGCCGGGCTGCAGGCCGCCGGCTACGAGGTGGTCGGCATCTCTCCCGACAAACCGGAGAAACTCGCCAAGTTCCGCGAGCGCGACGGGCTCACCTTCCCGCTGGTGTCCGACCCGGACAAGGCCGTGCTCACCGCGTACGGCGCCTACGGCGAGAAGCAGCTGTACGGCAGGACGGTCACCGGGGTGATCCGGTCGACCTTCGTGATCGACGCCGAGGGGCGGATCACCAAAGCGCTGTACAACGTCAAGGCCACCGGCCACGTCGCCAAGCTCCGCCGCGACCTCGGCCTCGACTGA
- a CDS encoding energy-coupling factor ABC transporter permease, protein MDPLALHIQNGVLNGPVAISYAILAAVAFGYCVVRGRRDLDDRLAPMAGLVAAFIFAVQMLNFPVLPGVSGHLLGGALAALLVGPWVGALCVSIVLIVQALLFADGGVTAIGPNVTNMALVGTAAAYGLIFVLLRVLPRTPTGLAVTAFVASVVSVVAAALSFVLQYAIGGTTQLQEFGLGQVLTLMTGTHVLIGVGEGLIAAVTVLTVARTRPDLVYALRGLRRPSPPNTPAAPTTTQPASTGGAA, encoded by the coding sequence GTGGACCCCCTCGCACTCCACATCCAGAACGGGGTGCTCAACGGCCCCGTAGCGATCAGCTACGCCATCCTCGCCGCCGTGGCCTTCGGGTACTGCGTGGTCCGCGGCCGCCGGGACCTCGACGACCGGCTCGCCCCGATGGCCGGCCTGGTCGCCGCGTTCATCTTCGCCGTCCAGATGCTCAACTTCCCGGTGCTGCCCGGGGTCAGCGGCCACCTGCTCGGCGGCGCGCTGGCCGCGCTGCTGGTCGGCCCGTGGGTCGGCGCGCTCTGCGTGTCGATCGTGCTGATCGTGCAGGCGCTGCTGTTCGCCGACGGCGGGGTCACCGCGATCGGCCCGAACGTCACCAACATGGCGCTGGTCGGCACCGCCGCCGCGTACGGGCTGATCTTCGTCCTGCTGCGGGTGCTGCCGCGCACCCCGACCGGGCTGGCGGTCACCGCGTTCGTCGCGTCGGTGGTCAGCGTGGTCGCCGCCGCGTTGAGCTTCGTGCTGCAGTACGCCATCGGCGGCACCACCCAGTTGCAGGAGTTCGGCCTCGGCCAGGTGCTGACCCTGATGACCGGCACCCACGTCCTGATCGGCGTCGGTGAGGGGTTGATCGCCGCGGTCACCGTGCTGACCGTCGCCCGGACCCGCCCGGACCTGGTGTACGCCCTGCGCGGGCTGCGCCGCCCGAGCCCGCCGAACACGCCGGCCGCTCCCACCACCACCCAGCCCGCGTCCACCGGAGGTGCCGCATGA